A region from the Leptospirillum ferriphilum ML-04 genome encodes:
- a CDS encoding MFS transporter has product MNPDVSKSAQFPDRLSFPGRLPFLGINFLVGDIQTGIMPLLAVDLAYSLHWKAGQVGVALAFGNLALLLAQPFAGMLTDRLKEKRWAFFIVSTLFALGCLSLLGRPSTLRVFFAQGLIGVSTALIIPFLSAMAMGLTGKEHFPRAMGLAQGANHAGSVAGALVVGFLARHWDPPVVFLFYGVSSFCAGLLALRIPRGSIDPLVSRESRPDGAILPLQNVLKIPVLLFFLTVLLFFTANTAMLPLAGEKLANRMPEPPGEVIAWAIVVTQAVMTVVSLLTPRIVRRTGAWKVFIFCLLLLPVRGLGLSAASTQSGILEIQVLDGIATGILSVLLPMLAAEIARGSGRFNALIGFLGAMISAGGFLSQLVAGQLTEAAGTDAAFLVLSAIAGIAFLFGIAGGRKGWASSTASPLEPISPSEG; this is encoded by the coding sequence ATGAATCCAGACGTTTCGAAGAGTGCGCAATTTCCGGACAGGCTTTCCTTTCCTGGACGTTTGCCTTTTCTGGGGATCAATTTCCTGGTCGGCGACATCCAGACAGGCATCATGCCTCTCCTCGCCGTCGATCTGGCCTACAGCCTCCACTGGAAAGCCGGTCAGGTCGGGGTCGCTCTCGCCTTCGGCAACCTGGCACTCCTCCTCGCCCAACCCTTCGCCGGAATGCTCACCGATCGCCTGAAAGAAAAAAGGTGGGCCTTTTTCATCGTTTCTACGCTTTTTGCCTTGGGCTGTCTCTCTCTTCTGGGCCGCCCGTCGACCCTGCGTGTTTTTTTCGCCCAGGGGCTGATCGGCGTTTCCACCGCTCTCATCATCCCATTTTTGTCGGCCATGGCAATGGGGCTGACCGGAAAAGAGCACTTCCCTCGCGCCATGGGACTCGCCCAAGGGGCGAACCATGCCGGCTCGGTGGCAGGAGCCCTGGTCGTCGGATTTCTGGCCAGGCATTGGGATCCCCCTGTCGTCTTCCTTTTCTATGGAGTTTCCTCGTTCTGTGCGGGACTCCTCGCCCTCCGTATCCCCCGCGGATCGATCGATCCTCTGGTCTCCCGGGAATCCCGTCCGGACGGAGCCATTCTTCCCTTGCAGAATGTTCTGAAAATACCTGTTCTTCTGTTTTTCTTGACCGTCCTGCTCTTCTTTACGGCCAACACGGCCATGCTGCCTCTAGCCGGAGAAAAACTGGCCAACCGCATGCCAGAGCCCCCGGGCGAAGTTATCGCATGGGCCATTGTCGTCACCCAGGCCGTCATGACGGTCGTCTCTCTTCTGACGCCGCGTATCGTCCGAAGAACCGGAGCATGGAAAGTTTTCATCTTCTGCCTTCTCTTGTTGCCCGTCCGTGGACTGGGCCTCTCGGCCGCATCCACTCAGTCCGGGATTCTTGAAATCCAGGTTCTGGACGGCATCGCTACCGGCATTCTTTCAGTTCTTCTCCCGATGCTCGCCGCCGAAATCGCCAGGGGAAGCGGTCGTTTCAACGCCCTGATCGGGTTTCTCGGGGCCATGATTTCGGCGGGAGGATTTCTCAGCCAGCTTGTGGCGGGGCAACTGACGGAAGCAGCGGGAACCGATGCGGCCTTTCTGGTCTTGTCGGCAATAGCAGGTATCGCTTTCCTCTTCGGCATTGCCGGAGGGCGAAAAGGCTGGGCATCCTCGACCGCTTCTCCACTCGAACCGATTTCTCCGTCCGAGGGATAA
- a CDS encoding FAD-binding oxidoreductase, protein MSSPLREYPISRIVPFEKDVRLFEFDCSGDPFVFLPGQFIAVPGANGKSAYFAVASTPGKSDRFEILVKNMNPLTEELFGKRVGETLSLQGPLGKGFPLDPYKGMNLLFVGVGTAIAPLRSTLLAALDRREEFNRIELYFGTLTPNHIYFGEEMASWHERGATVHITVTYPDETWDSHSGFVQEILRQCPDPLHETVVYLCGMKEMVEDTIGVLKGRMVPESLILQNI, encoded by the coding sequence GTGTCGTCTCCCCTTCGGGAATATCCGATCTCCCGTATCGTTCCTTTTGAAAAAGATGTCCGTTTGTTCGAGTTCGACTGTTCCGGAGATCCGTTCGTGTTTCTTCCGGGGCAGTTCATTGCTGTCCCCGGGGCAAACGGGAAGTCGGCCTATTTTGCGGTGGCATCGACGCCCGGGAAATCGGACCGGTTCGAAATCCTGGTCAAGAACATGAATCCCCTGACCGAAGAGCTGTTCGGAAAGAGGGTGGGAGAGACCCTTTCCTTGCAGGGACCGCTGGGAAAAGGATTTCCGCTGGACCCCTACAAAGGGATGAACCTGCTGTTCGTGGGGGTCGGAACGGCGATCGCGCCGCTTCGTTCGACGCTTCTGGCGGCGCTCGACCGGCGGGAAGAGTTCAACCGGATCGAACTGTATTTCGGGACGTTGACCCCGAACCACATCTACTTTGGAGAAGAAATGGCCTCCTGGCATGAGAGAGGGGCAACCGTGCACATCACGGTCACCTATCCCGACGAGACGTGGGACAGCCATTCGGGGTTCGTGCAGGAGATCTTGCGGCAATGCCCCGACCCCCTGCATGAGACGGTGGTGTATCTGTGCGGGATGAAGGAGATGGTCGAAGACACGATCGGTGTGCTGAAAGGACGGATGGTTCCGGAGTCCCTGATCCTCCAGAACATCTGA
- a CDS encoding putative toxin-antitoxin system toxin component, PIN family, which translates to MSTLRVILDTNVLVSGIAYPASVPGKILSFWKQGSLDILTSDYILEELRRVLARLTHRHHLTKNEIDDLVDSLALQMEILTPSPTHDPTLRDIDDQPVLAILLEAMRISKADYLITGDGDLLALADRYRIINPRDFWSAHGDF; encoded by the coding sequence GTGTCCACTCTCCGCGTCATACTGGATACCAATGTCCTGGTTTCCGGAATCGCCTATCCGGCCAGTGTTCCCGGAAAAATCCTCTCCTTCTGGAAACAGGGCTCGTTAGACATTCTGACGTCGGATTACATTTTGGAAGAATTGCGGCGAGTCCTTGCCCGCTTGACCCATCGACATCACCTGACCAAAAACGAGATCGACGATCTGGTGGATTCCCTTGCCCTCCAGATGGAAATCCTTACTCCCAGCCCCACGCACGATCCCACATTGCGCGATATCGACGATCAACCGGTTTTGGCCATCCTCCTCGAAGCGATGAGAATCTCCAAAGCCGATTACCTCATTACGGGAGACGGCGATTTGCTGGCCCTGGCCGATCGGTACCGCATTATCAATCCCAGAGACTTCTGGAGTGCTCACGGAGACTTCTGA
- a CDS encoding type II toxin-antitoxin system Phd/YefM family antitoxin: protein MITEISAVNFRQNLGKMLNQVQYRHDSIIINKDGKPVAALVDARLFDRIRRMQTRFETLCQRIEEGYAKTPESSGISEIDDIVASERSRKHDPRHNP, encoded by the coding sequence ATGATTACGGAAATCAGCGCAGTGAACTTTCGTCAGAACCTTGGGAAAATGCTGAACCAAGTCCAATACCGTCACGACAGTATCATCATCAACAAAGACGGAAAGCCCGTCGCCGCCCTCGTCGATGCCCGTCTCTTCGATCGCATTCGCCGCATGCAAACTCGTTTTGAGACTCTCTGCCAACGGATTGAAGAAGGATACGCGAAGACCCCTGAATCTTCGGGAATCTCCGAGATCGACGACATCGTGGCATCAGAGCGTTCCCGAAAACATGACCCACGCCACAATCCCTGA
- a CDS encoding type II toxin-antitoxin system VapC family toxin: MILVDTSVWIDHFRKGNHRLKKILEQESASMHDFVLGELALGNFRDRQNVLSLLTSLPRCPCANPREILWLVEHHRLMGKGVGYVDACLLASARLTGFRLWTKDLRLAAMARELECDDHESEDGS, encoded by the coding sequence ATGATTCTCGTCGATACATCGGTATGGATCGACCATTTCCGGAAGGGTAACCATCGTCTCAAGAAGATTTTGGAACAAGAATCCGCTTCCATGCATGATTTTGTTCTTGGCGAACTGGCCTTGGGCAATTTTCGAGATCGCCAGAACGTCCTCTCCCTCCTCACATCCCTCCCACGATGTCCTTGCGCCAACCCTAGAGAAATCCTCTGGCTGGTGGAGCATCACCGGCTGATGGGAAAGGGCGTCGGATATGTGGATGCTTGCCTGCTCGCTTCCGCAAGATTGACAGGATTCCGGCTGTGGACAAAAGACCTGCGACTGGCCGCGATGGCCCGTGAACTCGAGTGCGACGATCATGAATCAGAGGATGGATCGTGA
- a CDS encoding type II toxin-antitoxin system VapB family antitoxin, translating to MRTTVQIDESLLSLAQDITGITSRNAILKEALEALIQRESARRLARLGGSEPQMMDIPRRKNEKE from the coding sequence ATGAGAACGACCGTGCAGATCGATGAATCCCTTTTATCCCTGGCTCAGGATATAACTGGCATCACCAGTCGGAACGCGATCCTGAAAGAAGCGCTGGAAGCGCTGATCCAGAGGGAAAGTGCCCGGCGTCTGGCGAGGCTGGGAGGCAGCGAACCCCAAATGATGGATATTCCAAGACGGAAGAATGAGAAAGAATGA
- a CDS encoding radical SAM protein — protein sequence METLAPLWKSHERSYGKNRYVYPVLSRRAGGISVGINLNPDKGCNFDCVYCQVDRTPSGMEGADPVHRTVEVGRLLDELAALLESVHKGDFFRTGPFDALPAELRCIADIAFSGDGEPTMVPEFSAILNAVATTRNTTPGLSHVPIRIITNGTGLFKSRIRRLLRETLFLNQPLPPDGKSSSGGKTDEIWFKIDAADPGSFSRIDRSALTFDRYRNAVSEALRDLPVTLQTMVMDIRAPESPFRPEGAWAEAMRDWVTTLLREGSDIREWHLYTVARKPPTPEIVAISAERLRHLADFFRESVSCPIAVFP from the coding sequence TTGGAGACGCTAGCCCCTCTGTGGAAATCCCATGAACGGTCTTATGGAAAAAATCGTTACGTCTATCCCGTCCTCTCCCGACGGGCGGGAGGTATCTCGGTCGGGATCAACCTGAACCCCGATAAAGGATGCAACTTCGACTGCGTATATTGCCAGGTGGACCGGACCCCGTCGGGCATGGAGGGAGCCGATCCGGTGCACCGGACGGTGGAGGTCGGCCGACTTCTCGACGAATTGGCGGCCCTTCTGGAAAGCGTACACAAGGGAGATTTTTTCCGGACCGGACCCTTTGACGCGTTGCCTGCCGAACTCCGGTGCATCGCCGACATCGCGTTTTCCGGAGACGGGGAACCCACGATGGTTCCGGAATTTTCCGCAATTCTGAACGCGGTGGCCACCACCCGGAATACGACTCCCGGACTGTCCCATGTTCCGATCCGGATCATTACCAACGGGACCGGTCTCTTCAAATCCCGCATCCGCAGGCTCCTCCGGGAAACACTCTTCCTGAACCAGCCTCTTCCCCCGGACGGCAAATCCTCTTCCGGAGGGAAGACCGACGAAATCTGGTTCAAGATCGATGCTGCCGATCCCGGATCTTTTTCCCGGATCGACCGTAGCGCCCTGACCTTCGATCGCTACCGGAACGCCGTTTCCGAAGCGCTCCGGGACTTACCCGTCACCCTCCAGACGATGGTGATGGACATCCGGGCCCCGGAGAGCCCCTTTCGTCCGGAAGGCGCCTGGGCCGAAGCCATGCGCGACTGGGTGACCACCCTTTTGCGGGAAGGCAGCGATATCCGGGAATGGCACCTCTACACCGTAGCGCGAAAACCACCCACCCCTGAAATCGTCGCCATTTCCGCCGAGAGACTTCGGCATCTGGCAGATTTTTTCAGGGAATCCGTCTCCTGTCCCATCGCCGTCTTTCCCTGA
- a CDS encoding thiamine biosynthesis protein produces the protein MKGLLLLSGGLDSSLAGKLLLEQGVELVALHLESPFGCDTTADTMARELGIPLIRRPKGDRFVEVLKNPAHGYGSVKNPCVDCRILMFTLGREVMEETGTGFLVTGEVVGQRPLSQKKQSMSLIDRDSGMEGQVVRPLSARLLPETAPEKNGWVDRNRLLSLSGRSRKPQLAMARAFAFSHVPSPAGGCLLTDDNFRERLDDFVRFDEPPVVAPLLRFGRHYRFEDAWVIVGRDAHDNEMLDTLIADCGMGFHPAGFNGPGVFFPDPLPHNMEEIATGALRVFGKQIPEDPLPLEAAHGGERYRVSFSSPAEDSPWRDADHWRSHWRR, from the coding sequence ATGAAAGGACTCCTCCTTCTTTCCGGAGGTCTCGACTCGTCTCTCGCCGGGAAGCTCCTCCTGGAACAGGGGGTCGAACTGGTCGCACTGCATCTTGAGAGCCCCTTCGGATGCGACACCACGGCCGACACCATGGCCCGGGAGCTGGGAATCCCGCTGATCCGGCGTCCGAAAGGGGACCGGTTCGTCGAGGTCCTGAAGAATCCGGCCCACGGATACGGTTCGGTCAAGAACCCTTGCGTGGACTGCCGGATCCTAATGTTCACGCTGGGTCGCGAAGTGATGGAAGAAACCGGAACCGGCTTTCTCGTCACCGGGGAAGTCGTGGGGCAGCGCCCTCTTTCCCAGAAAAAACAGTCCATGTCACTTATCGACCGGGACTCCGGCATGGAAGGACAGGTTGTCCGGCCGCTTTCGGCCCGCCTTCTCCCGGAAACCGCCCCGGAAAAAAACGGATGGGTCGACCGCAACCGGCTTTTGTCCCTTTCGGGACGTTCCCGGAAACCCCAGCTGGCCATGGCCAGAGCGTTCGCTTTCTCTCATGTGCCGAGTCCGGCCGGCGGGTGTCTTCTGACCGACGACAACTTCCGGGAAAGGCTCGACGATTTCGTCCGGTTCGACGAGCCCCCGGTCGTGGCCCCGCTTCTGCGATTCGGACGGCATTACCGCTTCGAAGACGCCTGGGTCATCGTCGGCCGGGACGCCCATGACAACGAAATGCTGGACACCCTGATCGCGGATTGCGGGATGGGATTCCATCCGGCGGGTTTCAACGGACCGGGCGTGTTCTTTCCCGATCCTCTCCCGCACAACATGGAAGAGATCGCGACCGGAGCCCTGCGGGTGTTCGGAAAACAGATTCCGGAAGATCCCCTTCCCCTCGAGGCCGCACACGGGGGAGAACGCTATCGGGTTTCCTTCTCTTCGCCGGCAGAAGACTCCCCCTGGCGGGACGCGGACCATTGGAGGAGCCATTGGAGACGCTAG
- a CDS encoding antibiotic biosynthesis monooxygenase family protein has protein sequence MVVVANRIRVAAGHEQDFEERFRNRKGLIEKNPGFIRNLILRPVDSEYYSVMTFWESMEHFEAWTKSESFRQAHSGPRPPKEMFSGPNVLEIHEVIMDTDAKKP, from the coding sequence ATGGTCGTCGTCGCCAACCGCATCCGTGTCGCCGCCGGACACGAACAGGATTTCGAGGAACGTTTCCGGAACAGAAAAGGCCTGATCGAAAAAAATCCGGGGTTCATCCGGAACCTGATTCTCCGGCCAGTCGACAGCGAATATTATTCGGTCATGACGTTCTGGGAATCGATGGAGCACTTCGAAGCCTGGACGAAGTCCGAATCGTTCCGTCAGGCCCATTCCGGACCAAGACCGCCAAAAGAGATGTTTTCCGGACCCAACGTCCTGGAGATTCACGAGGTCATCATGGACACGGACGCGAAAAAACCATGA